In Anolis carolinensis isolate JA03-04 unplaced genomic scaffold, rAnoCar3.1.pri scaffold_14, whole genome shotgun sequence, the following proteins share a genomic window:
- the slc50a1 gene encoding sugar transporter SWEET1 isoform X1 codes for MDLPLGLELLSGACLVFTLGMFGTGLSDLKRMSLTRSVDNVQFLPFLTTDVNNLSWLGYGALKGDWTLMVVNAVGAALQTLYILVYFYYSTEKGSVLWRTLALLGALLLGYGYFSLLVPDRPTRLSRLGLFCSLFTIAMYLSPLADLAKIVRSRSAQCLSFPLTVTTFLASASWTLYGLLLGDLYIAVPNVPGIATSLVRFWLFWRFPPDHKTLYRPLQA; via the exons ATGGATCTCCCGCTGGGTCTGGAGCTCCTGTCCGGGGCCTGCCTGGTCTTCACCCTCGGCATGTTCGGGACCGGATT GTCTGACCTAAAGCGGATGTCTTTGACCCGAAGCGTGGACAACGTCCAGTTCCTGCCCTTCCTCACCACCGACGTCAA CAACCTGAGCTGGCTCGGCTACGGGGCGCTGAAGGGCGACTGGACCCTGATGGTGGTCAACGCGGTGGGGGCCGCCCTCCAGACCCTCTACATCCTGGTCTACTTCTACTACAGCACCGAGAAG GGCTCCGTGCTGTGGAGGACGCTGGCCTTGCTGGGGGCGCTGCTGCTGGGCTACGGCTACTTCAGCCTCCTGGTCCCGGACCGGCCCACCCGCCTCAGCCGCCTGGGCCTCTTCTGCAGCCTCTTCACCATCGCCATGTACCTCTCCCCACTGGCCGACCTG GCCAAGATCGTGAGGAGCCGCTCCGCCCAGTGCCTCTCCTTCCCGCTGACCGTCACCACCTTCTTGGCCTCGGCCAGCTGGACCCTCTACGGCCTGCTCCTGGGGGACCTCTACATCGcg GTCCCCAATGTGCCGGGCATCGCCACCAGCCTGGTCCGCTTCTGGCTCTTCTGGCGCTTCCCTCCGGACCACAAGACCTTGTATCGGCCGCTCCAGGCCTGA
- the slc50a1 gene encoding sugar transporter SWEET1 isoform X2, producing MDLPLGLELLSGACLVFTLGMFGTGFNLSWLGYGALKGDWTLMVVNAVGAALQTLYILVYFYYSTEKGSVLWRTLALLGALLLGYGYFSLLVPDRPTRLSRLGLFCSLFTIAMYLSPLADLAKIVRSRSAQCLSFPLTVTTFLASASWTLYGLLLGDLYIAVPNVPGIATSLVRFWLFWRFPPDHKTLYRPLQA from the exons ATGGATCTCCCGCTGGGTCTGGAGCTCCTGTCCGGGGCCTGCCTGGTCTTCACCCTCGGCATGTTCGGGACCGGATT CAACCTGAGCTGGCTCGGCTACGGGGCGCTGAAGGGCGACTGGACCCTGATGGTGGTCAACGCGGTGGGGGCCGCCCTCCAGACCCTCTACATCCTGGTCTACTTCTACTACAGCACCGAGAAG GGCTCCGTGCTGTGGAGGACGCTGGCCTTGCTGGGGGCGCTGCTGCTGGGCTACGGCTACTTCAGCCTCCTGGTCCCGGACCGGCCCACCCGCCTCAGCCGCCTGGGCCTCTTCTGCAGCCTCTTCACCATCGCCATGTACCTCTCCCCACTGGCCGACCTG GCCAAGATCGTGAGGAGCCGCTCCGCCCAGTGCCTCTCCTTCCCGCTGACCGTCACCACCTTCTTGGCCTCGGCCAGCTGGACCCTCTACGGCCTGCTCCTGGGGGACCTCTACATCGcg GTCCCCAATGTGCCGGGCATCGCCACCAGCCTGGTCCGCTTCTGGCTCTTCTGGCGCTTCCCTCCGGACCACAAGACCTTGTATCGGCCGCTCCAGGCCTGA
- the slc50a1 gene encoding sugar transporter SWEET1 isoform X3, producing the protein MSLTRSVDNVQFLPFLTTDVNNLSWLGYGALKGDWTLMVVNAVGAALQTLYILVYFYYSTEKGSVLWRTLALLGALLLGYGYFSLLVPDRPTRLSRLGLFCSLFTIAMYLSPLADLAKIVRSRSAQCLSFPLTVTTFLASASWTLYGLLLGDLYIAVPNVPGIATSLVRFWLFWRFPPDHKTLYRPLQA; encoded by the exons ATGTCTTTGACCCGAAGCGTGGACAACGTCCAGTTCCTGCCCTTCCTCACCACCGACGTCAA CAACCTGAGCTGGCTCGGCTACGGGGCGCTGAAGGGCGACTGGACCCTGATGGTGGTCAACGCGGTGGGGGCCGCCCTCCAGACCCTCTACATCCTGGTCTACTTCTACTACAGCACCGAGAAG GGCTCCGTGCTGTGGAGGACGCTGGCCTTGCTGGGGGCGCTGCTGCTGGGCTACGGCTACTTCAGCCTCCTGGTCCCGGACCGGCCCACCCGCCTCAGCCGCCTGGGCCTCTTCTGCAGCCTCTTCACCATCGCCATGTACCTCTCCCCACTGGCCGACCTG GCCAAGATCGTGAGGAGCCGCTCCGCCCAGTGCCTCTCCTTCCCGCTGACCGTCACCACCTTCTTGGCCTCGGCCAGCTGGACCCTCTACGGCCTGCTCCTGGGGGACCTCTACATCGcg GTCCCCAATGTGCCGGGCATCGCCACCAGCCTGGTCCGCTTCTGGCTCTTCTGGCGCTTCCCTCCGGACCACAAGACCTTGTATCGGCCGCTCCAGGCCTGA